The nucleotide sequence CAGATGGTGGATCTAGGATATCAACAAGGTAGGTACAATATTACAAGACATTGCTGAATTGTTTACTAGAATTAAAATGATGTTGAACGCTGCGTGTAAGTCATAGTTCCtggcatctccaaacacctACCACTCTCTTTCGGAACTCCAGCACTGTAAGGCGCTCCTCCAGGTCTTGGAGTTCGGCCAAAGTTTGGGACACCTGAATGTCTAAAACAGTCCTGTCTTGTCCGCCCTGTGACCGCCTGAAGAGGAGagcctctctctggttctcctccaagGTCTCCATTTTTTGTAAAATAACCTGTAACGTGTCTACTCAAGGACATGTAAAATTATTTTacatgattggcatacactgtggttcttctagattagctgtaacattgatatatttaacaaatgttaccttgaattTTCTGAAATGTTTTCTCCCAAGATGGTACAGCTGAATGGGGTATAAAAAGCATTAGTATGACAACGTGttgtttgacaaatatgtttcccCCCGCCACGATCAGAACAACTTAGGTATGCCTTTTAATGAGTTGGCAATGCTATTGAAAAGCTTTTAGTATTTTTTAGAGTGTCTTATATTTGAACTTGCCgggctgccagctgttttcttGGGCCTCCAATGGGTTCTCCTCTACCACTCCTGGGTGTATGGcatctggtgatgcaaaagttcatgcttttgcttcaaaacatagcctttagggttgccatggctcatacgATTATACGGTCATTCATCACCTTACCATTATTTAACAGGGACACGTCGCCAggccgtgtgacggtggtaggataatctatagagaaatgaaagtggaatgtagtttatgtacaaaGTATTAGCATATTGCTAGTACAACTGTGTTAAAAATTTTAATTACTGTTGATTATTGAGATTCTTGAACAACCTACAATGGGATGTTGCTGGTTGTGGTGAAGTAGGTCGTGGTGGAGTAGGTAAGGTAATCTCTGCACAGTTTAAGATGAgtgacattgtgaaaaaaaagaTCCAACCTTTATGGGTCTTTTGGTTTCCCACCATGGCATGGACATTTGGAACCGGGCCTTGTATAGAGAATACATGATGTTATATTACAGCGGCTGGCCACttagtgtgtttttttgtagCTGTCTTGTAGACAATAACAAATGTACCTTTAATTTTCTTTTGCCTCTTCTCCATGACCCATGGCTGCTCCTCATCTAAACAGAAATCAAATGATGAAACACTTTGTTGCACAGGCCCATTATTTAATTTGTATATTATACTAAAACAAACTTAATTATTAACGTAGATGTTTTAGTGCTACACACATTTATGTACTACAAAATACAACACACAGTGGTTCTGACATACCTCCACTACTGTCCACATATTTGTGCGGACGTTTGACTACTCGTTTTTGTGGAGCTTCGTCTTCCGTCTCAACGGTGGATTGATATTCAGCCGTCTTGCTCCACCGCAAGGCTTTCTCAAAGTCTCCTACGTACGAAATGATAATAGCAAATAGGTTCAATCAAAATAAGACTAACATTTAGTTGTGAACGTTTTCAGAGATTTGAATATACATTCTAgtgttctgttttgtttgtgaGTACATTGCCTTTTATCATGTACCTGTAGTTGCAAACACCCACACTTTCCTGGAGATCCATAATGCCGTATCGGGCATTTCATTATGTCTGGCCCTCTTGGTTGGATGGGCCGGGGGCCGATAACTGTATGTCTCCTGAAATAAAAACTAATAAACTTActcaaaaacagatgtcatgcACAACTTGGAAgaattagtgacatgatactcGTGATTTAAAGTATACGTACCCCATTGTCTGTAAATGTCCAGGATTGGGCTACAATCCCAACCAGCCCTTCCTCAGTAAACTCCACAATATTATACATCCTGTTATAAGAGGCAAGTAAAGCTATTACAGTAAATTGGTATTGCATCGGTGTAAACCGGCGGTgggcaattcatttttacaaggggccacatgagaaagctgaaatgtgttggagggcgaCATCAACAATAACTTGAATTTAattctgctcactattcattttctcccattgtaaaagTATATATGTTGTTTAGCTGCTACAGgttcagaagaataaggatattctgtaaatatatcAAATtgtggtgtaggtcaaatagtaAAAGAccatagaagtaataaacagtaaaaacaaaaacaattccataagtgtttcattttatttgtaactagttaatcttcaaacaatgaaaagttgttttgcagtatgttaaagatatgcaattgatcaactttatacaaaaagcaatacatgTTTTTTTCTGGTTCATTTAGTTGTTTCAGTtcagttcttctcagtgagagaaggaggccagTTGTAATAACAGCTAATAACAACGCGGTGAAATAGGCACTGCAATTACACACAAAATGTCAAAACGATGCAATaagtgagcacacacacccaaaacggCAGTGAGGTTCACGGCAATTAATCACTCTGGTCTAAGCATAGCTGGACATACATGCAAACTATCCAATCAGGGCCCTAGCCGTACACCTGCAAGCGCCAAtaatacataggctacaacgaTACAATAAAAACAGGGAATAGTGGAGGTGGAACGTTCACGCTAGTGAAGCGCACAGTCAGTCCAATGATCCTTATTAAAACCCCGGAAATGTTAAAAACAGATAACTGTATCAACTTTTTGTTTTTccgtacaatgcccaggtctggtGTAAACAGTATTCCTCAAAAAATGTCTCATATTTCATGAAGAATGGCCATGAAAACAGTTTTTCCACCCATGGGAATTCAAATTGCACCTCTGTGCAAGTTTTGGCTTGGGATCCATCTCAACGCTGTGTTAGTGTTTTTAAACTTAAGCACTCCAATTAATGTGGAGTCACAAGGCTCCAGAAAATGAGGTTCTGGGTGTTGATACAGACGGCACAGATGGCTTCCGTCCTTGTCCTCAATGACCTCACAACAGTCCTGGTTGTTCAGAATGAAGTTCTTGAGGTTTGCGTTTTGCCTTGACATTTTTATCGGCTGTAGTCGCTGCTCCTCAATTCGACATACAACTTGAGATAGTGGGCATCTACCACTCCTCACCATCCTTTTGACTGTTTTCAGGTGGTTTTCGAACTTGAAAGCACTGCAGTTGTCCAGGCCATTGAAAGACACAGCATCCTCCACAATGTGCAGCATTGAATGAGTGTTGTACACCAGAAAATGGTGTCCATAcagctccctacctctctcaacAAAGAACTTCAGCAGGTCAGCTGCATACTGTGAGTACCGCTTAACAAGCATTGGACTAATGAGAGTACACATTGCCACACTGAAAGCCATAAAGTGGCCATAGAGATCATCTCTTAGAATCCCCTTCAGGACAATTTTGCCTGTGTATAGCATGAATTGCCTGAACTCTGTGGCTTTccacctctccagctcctgaagACCTCTTGGCTTTCTGGCAAAAATGGAGGGGATGTATGGCTTGAGATTAGCAAGCCTACTGCTGACCTCATCGATTTGTGATGCTGACATTCTGCAAcccttttctcctctgctccaaaTAAGGAGTAGCTTCTTCATGACCCCCAAGCATGCCTGGTGCATGTAGTCCACTGGGAAAGCTGTGACCATGTCGATAGGCAAATCCAACAGTGGAGTGCTGCCATGATGGTGCTCTTTCTGCCCTTGCTGTCTGAAGCAGGAGTCTGTACGCAAGGTGAGTTCCTCTGTTTCTTGATAGGTGACCCTATTGCACCATTCTCCCTTTTGGTCACACCTATCACATCCATAGTACCCCGAGCACAACTTTACATTTTTCACGAAAGCTTTTGCTGGAGCATCACACACAATGCAGAGAATGTTAAAGTTCACAGTTTTGTCTCTGTATTGCAGACCACTGGACAGCAGGTTGTTGATGTCTGTGACCATATCATCCAGGAAGTGAAGATCATCTGGCTCTGAACCTTCATATGTCAGTGTGATAGGAAAGTCTGAGGTGGGCTTCAGGTGGACAGCACACAGGACGGGCCACATTGCTGTCTTTGAGCTCTTAAATAAAGGCAGGCCATCAATGTTAAAGGATAGGTCAATGGTGTTACAGTCAGAAACTTGTTCTGAGGGGTACTTGAGCAGGTTgtccctcaatctctctttgAGAGGGAAATGCACATACTCTATGCCGGATTTCTGTGCAGTCTTCACCTCCCTTGGTGTTTTTAAGAGTGTTCTAGAGGAGGATGGCAGTTCAGTATGGCCGTAGCTTTTCAGAATGTTTAACAAGCCATCAATAGCGTTGTGTTTGATCTGAAACTGAGATGCCCAGGTTGCCAGATCCGATGGGAGTGATTTGCACATGGTGACTTCCTGTTCAGATTTCTCCAGGTCATCCTCCAAGGAGTCTTCCAGGTCATCCCCCAACGAGTCTTCCAGGTCATTTCCTAAGGTGTCTTTGTCTAAGCAGTCCTGGTCATCTTCGAATTCTACCTCCATGAGGTCATCCACATTGGCATACAATGGACCACCAGACTGTGGAATTTGATCCCTAAAGTCACTGGTATCATTCAAGTGGTCTTTCTTGCTCTCAGATATCGTCTTTATGATACGTTTAGTTGACCTCCATGATCGCATGTACTGAGTTGCtcgggtctaaaaataaggtaaccagccgaccaaggtacaacgttgcagcaacgttgtccatgggaccaaaaaataacgtaaccagccgaccaaggtacgacgtcgcggcaacgttgtccacgggaccaaaaaataacgtaaccagccgaccaaagtacgacgtcgcggcaacgttgtccacgggaccaaaaaataacgtaaccagccgaccaaggtacgacgtcgcggcaacgttgtccacgggaccaaaaaataacgtaaccagccgaccaaggtacgacgtcgcggcaactttgtccacgggtctaaaaataagataaccag is from Osmerus mordax isolate fOsmMor3 chromosome 3, fOsmMor3.pri, whole genome shotgun sequence and encodes:
- the LOC136940935 gene encoding uncharacterized protein isoform X1, giving the protein MYNIVEFTEEGLVGIVAQSWTFTDNGETYSYRPPAHPTKRARHNEMPDTALWISRKVWVFATTGDFEKALRWSKTAEYQSTVETEDEAPQKRVVKRPHKYVDSSGDEEQPWVMEKRQKKIKGPVPNVHAMVGNQKTHKDYPTTVTRPGDVSLLNNDAIHPGVVEENPLEAQENSWQPAVPSWEKTFQKIQDTLQVILQKMETLEENQREALLFRRSQGGQDRTVLDIQVSQTLAELQDLEERLTVLEFRKRVIHHLSLVSGSSPGECVRRVMRALATNAVWSSYSLRGKKGKLPLLGTALSTTIKHESNHSFLKRIYVISHVP
- the LOC136940935 gene encoding uncharacterized protein isoform X2, giving the protein MYNIVEFTEEGLVGIVAQSWTFTDNGETYSYRPPAHPTKRARHNEMPDTALWISRKVWVFATTGDFEKALRWSKTAEYQSTVETEDEAPQKRVVKRPHKYVDSSGDEEQPWVMEKRQKKIKDYPTTVTRPGDVSLLNNDAIHPGVVEENPLEAQENSWQPAVPSWEKTFQKIQDTLQVILQKMETLEENQREALLFRRSQGGQDRTVLDIQVSQTLAELQDLEERLTVLEFRKRVIHHLSLVSGSSPGECVRRVMRALATNAVWSSYSLRGKKGKLPLLGTALSTTIKHESNHSFLKRIYVISHVP